The following are encoded together in the Candidatus Woesebacteria bacterium genome:
- the atpB gene encoding F0F1 ATP synthase subunit A codes for MHEISIAAEEIAHIAGFAVTNSMLTTLVVSFLLIAVAIWAKPKFSLIPTKAISMIEIPVEAMYKLTRQIAPHNVTEFFPLITTIFIFVLFSNWIALLPGFGGIGLKHTVDHHESFTPLLRATTADINTTISLALIAVFGTHYYGLKHLGVKLHVSKYINVTNPIKFFVGFLELIGEVSKIISFSFRLFGNIFAGEVLLIVIGSLVPVIFPIPFWGLEIFVGLIQALVFSMLTLVFCSMAVSKH; via the coding sequence ATGCATGAAATATCGATAGCGGCTGAAGAAATCGCTCACATAGCAGGATTTGCTGTAACCAATTCCATGTTAACAACGCTCGTTGTGTCATTTCTTCTTATTGCTGTTGCAATTTGGGCAAAACCAAAATTCTCACTTATTCCTACAAAGGCAATCTCGATGATAGAAATTCCTGTTGAAGCAATGTATAAATTAACCAGACAAATAGCTCCGCACAATGTAACGGAATTCTTTCCTCTCATTACGACAATTTTTATCTTCGTTCTTTTTTCTAATTGGATCGCTTTATTACCTGGATTTGGCGGAATTGGTTTAAAGCACACCGTCGATCACCATGAATCGTTTACTCCCCTACTTCGTGCTACAACTGCAGATATCAATACCACAATTTCATTAGCCCTCATTGCAGTTTTTGGAACTCATTACTACGGACTAAAACACTTGGGTGTAAAATTGCACGTCAGTAAATATATAAACGTAACAAATCCGATTAAATTTTTTGTCGGATTTTTAGAGTTAATCGGAGAGGTGTCGAAAATTATTTCGTTTTCTTTCAGGCTTTTTGGAAATATATTCGCGGGTGAAGTATTATTGATTGTTATCGGATCATTGGTTCCAGTTATATTCCCCATACCATTTTGGGGGTTGGAAATATTTGTCGGCTTGATTCAGGCTTTAGTCTTTTCGATGCTAACACTTGTTTTTTGCAGTATGGCAGTAAGTAAGCACTAA
- the atpE gene encoding ATP synthase F0 subunit C has protein sequence MEGLTLKELAAALAIGLGALGPGLGIGLIAKGALEAIGRNPEASDKIQTNMILAIAFAEAIAIYALVVSLIILFVV, from the coding sequence ATGGAAGGTTTGACACTTAAAGAACTTGCAGCAGCTCTTGCAATCGGATTGGGTGCATTAGGACCTGGTTTGGGTATTGGTCTTATTGCAAAAGGTGCACTAGAAGCAATCGGTAGAAATCCCGAAGCATCTGACAAAATTCAGACAAACATGATTTTGGCCATCGCTTTCGCGGAAGCAATTGCGATTTATGCATTAGTTGTTTCTCTAATAATCCTTTTTGTGGTCTAA
- a CDS encoding ATP synthase F0 subunit B — MEQLGIDLKVIVFQLINFGLLFIVLKKYLYKPVSNFLDQRIKTLKENEDLHRGLEKNKQSMDEKLNSLNSSNKQKLNGLLKDAKLDIAKMKKNAEKEAKAEADRILSKAQATSIVLKNRSSMDAKREMEKVALETAEMMLGNLLTNKQKEEFTKAAIKRFLQS, encoded by the coding sequence ATGGAACAATTAGGAATAGATTTAAAAGTCATTGTATTTCAGCTAATTAATTTTGGATTACTCTTTATTGTATTAAAGAAGTACTTATATAAACCGGTATCCAATTTTCTCGATCAAAGAATTAAAACTTTGAAAGAAAACGAAGATTTACATCGTGGTTTAGAAAAAAATAAGCAATCGATGGATGAGAAATTAAATTCGTTGAATTCATCGAATAAACAAAAACTAAACGGTTTGTTAAAGGATGCAAAATTAGACATTGCGAAAATGAAAAAGAATGCCGAGAAAGAAGCTAAGGCAGAAGCAGATAGAATATTGTCCAAAGCGCAAGCCACATCGATCGTTTTGAAAAATCGATCAAGCATGGATGCTAAACGAGAAATGGAGAAAGTAGCACTTGAGACTGCCGAAATGATGCTTGGAAATCTTTTGACAAATAAGCAAAAGGAAGAGTTTACCAAAGCTGCAATCAAACGTTTTCTGCAATCATGA
- a CDS encoding F0F1 ATP synthase subunit alpha, translating to MIKGFKSLGTVEESKDGVMLLSGFGSVSYGEKITCTKRGVSAMVINLGRDKVGAVLFGEVQSVSAGDTFTSTGEIMSVPASYDMVGRVLDGLAYPIDGKNTNFKKVKMMPVEKIAAGVMERQGVDTPLETGIISVDSMIPVGRGQRELVIGDRGTGKTAFTLDAIINQKDAKNRPICIYVAIGQKRSQVANIIDKLEKFHAMEYTIIISATASDSVALQYLAPYSATAIAEYFLADKKDVLIVYDDLTKHAWAYRQMSLILERPPGREAYPGDIFYLHSRLLERSCRLNDKLGGGSITSFPIVETQLGDVSAYIPTNIISITDGQIYFETDLFNSGFRPAIDPGNSVSRVGSAAQTKEMKKIAGRMRLDLAQFKELEAFAQFGSADLDEATRNKIERGRRVREILKQPQYSPLPTYLQIAVIYAANEGYFDKIDLENVLDVKYKLADYLMKEKNKDITQGVEKFFKLNSL from the coding sequence ATGATTAAAGGTTTTAAAAGTCTCGGTACAGTAGAAGAATCAAAAGACGGAGTTATGTTACTCTCAGGTTTTGGTAGCGTCTCGTATGGAGAAAAGATTACCTGCACTAAACGCGGTGTGAGCGCAATGGTTATTAATTTAGGACGCGACAAAGTAGGTGCAGTTTTGTTTGGCGAAGTCCAATCGGTATCCGCCGGAGACACATTTACATCAACAGGTGAAATAATGAGCGTACCTGCATCATACGATATGGTGGGGCGTGTCCTTGACGGTCTCGCTTACCCTATCGACGGGAAAAATACGAACTTCAAGAAAGTAAAGATGATGCCTGTCGAGAAAATTGCAGCGGGCGTCATGGAAAGACAAGGTGTAGATACCCCTCTGGAAACCGGAATAATATCTGTCGATTCAATGATTCCGGTCGGACGAGGACAACGTGAATTAGTAATCGGCGATCGTGGCACAGGAAAAACAGCGTTTACGTTAGATGCGATTATCAATCAAAAAGACGCGAAGAATCGTCCAATTTGCATCTATGTCGCAATCGGCCAGAAACGTTCTCAGGTGGCTAACATTATTGATAAACTAGAGAAATTCCATGCGATGGAATATACAATTATAATTTCGGCAACTGCTTCTGATTCTGTCGCACTTCAATATCTTGCCCCTTATTCGGCAACCGCAATTGCAGAATATTTTTTGGCAGACAAAAAAGATGTTTTAATTGTGTATGACGATTTAACAAAACATGCATGGGCTTATCGTCAGATGTCACTTATTCTTGAACGCCCCCCGGGACGTGAGGCGTATCCTGGAGATATATTTTATTTACACTCAAGGTTACTCGAAAGATCATGCAGATTAAATGATAAATTGGGTGGTGGATCAATTACCTCTTTTCCAATAGTCGAAACACAACTGGGAGACGTTAGTGCCTATATTCCCACAAATATCATTTCAATTACCGATGGTCAAATTTACTTTGAGACCGATCTTTTTAATTCAGGTTTTCGACCGGCAATCGATCCGGGTAATTCGGTTTCGCGAGTTGGAAGTGCCGCACAAACAAAGGAAATGAAAAAAATAGCAGGCCGTATGCGCCTTGATCTGGCGCAATTTAAAGAATTAGAGGCATTTGCGCAGTTCGGAAGTGCCGATCTGGATGAAGCTACCAGAAACAAAATTGAAAGAGGGCGACGTGTTCGTGAAATTCTAAAACAACCGCAATACTCTCCTCTGCCGACATATTTACAGATTGCCGTTATTTATGCAGCCAATGAAGGATATTTTGATAAAATTGATTTAGAAAATGTCCTGGACGTTAAGTACAAACTAGCCGATTATTTGATGAAAGAAAAAAACAAAGATATCACACAAGGCGTCGAGAAGTTTTTTAAATTAAACTCACTATGA
- the atpG gene encoding ATP synthase F1 subunit gamma translates to MSTLREIKQRIGSVKNISQVTNAMQLVAASRMKKTQDNAARGKLYANKLYDVMLNLSKDATSVTNPFIDIKYSDSTNVMFIVFSTQRGLAGGLPSNLLKLAVKKTQDYENKGKKVQFVTIGKKLRDQLLSRGLNVVADFSDMPETPTTSDIQPITRLITQSYLAKEVGEIIILYADFINSMIQEAKTLKLLPLEISDFESQELTNKTIPSGVLFEPDEETILQTLVPTYIETQLFQKRLETVASEYSSRMMAMRAATDNAKEIMGDLQIEFNKKRQAAITQELAEINGGRI, encoded by the coding sequence ATGAGCACACTAAGAGAAATAAAACAAAGAATCGGATCAGTGAAAAATATATCACAGGTTACCAATGCCATGCAGTTGGTTGCAGCTTCTAGAATGAAAAAAACGCAGGACAACGCGGCAAGGGGTAAACTCTATGCCAACAAATTGTATGACGTCATGCTGAATTTATCCAAAGATGCGACAAGCGTTACCAATCCATTTATTGATATTAAATACAGTGACTCTACAAACGTAATGTTTATCGTATTTTCGACACAGCGTGGACTTGCCGGAGGATTGCCGTCTAATCTATTGAAGCTCGCCGTTAAAAAAACGCAAGATTATGAAAATAAAGGCAAAAAAGTACAGTTTGTAACGATTGGCAAAAAACTTCGCGATCAACTTTTATCACGAGGTTTAAATGTAGTTGCTGACTTTTCCGATATGCCGGAAACGCCGACAACTTCCGATATCCAACCAATTACCCGCCTTATTACCCAAAGTTATTTAGCTAAAGAAGTTGGCGAAATTATAATTCTTTATGCAGATTTTATTAATTCGATGATTCAGGAAGCAAAAACCTTAAAATTGTTACCACTGGAAATATCAGATTTTGAATCACAGGAATTGACAAACAAAACTATCCCCTCAGGTGTTTTGTTTGAACCTGATGAAGAAACAATTTTACAAACACTTGTACCTACATATATCGAAACTCAACTTTTCCAAAAACGACTTGAAACAGTTGCGTCGGAATACTCATCGAGGATGATGGCAATGAGAGCGGCAACAGATAATGCCAAAGAAATAATGGGTGATTTGCAAATCGAGTTTAACAAAAAACGCCAAGCTGCCATCACTCAGGAATTGGCTGAAATAAACGGAGGAAGAATATAA
- a CDS encoding F0F1 ATP synthase subunit beta, whose translation MKNNKGLIVQVMGNVVDVDYEGGNLPSIYNELRVDGTDLSLEVEQHISQKTVRCVALGATEGLIRGMLVTDTKSPIMVPVGKETLGRIVNVLGKPVDGKPAIKSDTLRAIHQPAPELIDQNITPEIFETGMKVVDLMAPFLKGGKVGVYGGAGVGKTVIIQELIRNIATEHEGVSVFAGVGERTREGNDLIRETTESGVLKSTALVFGQMNEPPGVRLRVALTGLTIAEHFRDTGQDVLLFIDNIFRFTQAGAEVSALLGRVPSAVGYQPTLAKEMGELQERITSTHSGSITSLQAIYVPADDYTDPAPATTFAHLDSSITLSRAIAEQALYPAVDPLSSSSRALDPLIVGEEHYRVARAVQKVLQRYKELQDVIAILGVEELSDEDKLLVSRARKIQRFMSQPMNVAEQFTGREGKYVTLEETVRGFGMILDGSLDNINENNFYMVGTIDEVINSTNKK comes from the coding sequence ATGAAAAACAATAAAGGATTGATAGTACAGGTCATGGGAAACGTCGTCGACGTTGACTACGAGGGGGGTAATCTTCCCTCTATCTACAATGAGTTACGTGTTGACGGTACCGACTTATCGCTTGAAGTTGAACAACATATTAGTCAAAAAACGGTACGGTGTGTCGCTCTTGGTGCGACCGAAGGATTAATTAGAGGTATGCTTGTGACTGATACCAAAAGTCCAATCATGGTTCCGGTTGGAAAAGAAACCTTAGGAAGAATTGTCAACGTATTGGGCAAACCCGTTGACGGTAAACCCGCAATTAAATCAGATACACTGCGTGCAATTCATCAGCCCGCACCGGAACTGATTGATCAAAACATTACACCTGAGATTTTTGAAACCGGAATGAAAGTCGTCGACCTTATGGCACCATTTCTAAAGGGAGGAAAAGTAGGAGTTTATGGAGGAGCAGGTGTCGGAAAGACTGTTATTATCCAAGAACTGATTAGAAACATCGCAACCGAACATGAAGGCGTCTCTGTTTTTGCCGGCGTTGGTGAGCGTACCCGCGAAGGTAATGATTTGATCAGAGAAACCACCGAAAGCGGAGTGCTCAAGTCAACCGCATTGGTGTTTGGTCAAATGAATGAGCCACCCGGAGTGAGACTACGTGTAGCTCTAACCGGCTTAACAATTGCCGAACATTTCCGCGATACAGGTCAAGATGTGCTTTTATTTATAGATAATATATTCCGCTTTACACAAGCCGGAGCCGAAGTGTCTGCTTTACTTGGAAGAGTGCCGTCGGCTGTAGGTTATCAACCGACACTGGCAAAAGAAATGGGAGAACTGCAGGAACGCATCACTTCCACACATAGTGGTTCCATAACATCCTTACAAGCTATTTACGTACCCGCTGACGACTACACCGATCCGGCACCGGCAACAACTTTTGCACATCTAGATAGTAGTATCACCTTGTCACGCGCGATTGCCGAACAGGCTTTGTACCCTGCTGTTGATCCCTTGTCGTCAAGCTCCAGAGCTTTGGACCCATTGATTGTAGGCGAAGAGCATTATCGAGTAGCGCGAGCCGTACAAAAAGTACTGCAACGCTACAAAGAATTGCAAGATGTTATCGCCATCCTTGGCGTTGAAGAATTATCGGACGAGGATAAATTGCTTGTCTCACGAGCTAGAAAAATTCAACGTTTTATGAGCCAGCCGATGAACGTTGCAGAGCAATTTACGGGGCGTGAAGGCAAATATGTTACTCTTGAAGAAACCGTACGAGGTTTTGGTATGATTCTCGACGGTTCACTTGATAACATTAATGAAAATAATTTCTACATGGTTGGAACAATCGATGAAGTAATTAATTCGACCAATAAAAAATAG
- the atpC gene encoding ATP synthase F1 subunit epsilon: MLTVTITTAERVVYESTHALSITIPTVNGEITILPNHIDLMTIVGIGEALIKDEKGTTNLYVDGGLLQVNKNSVEILTNTAERAEDLDQAKIEEAKRRAEKLLTEKPIDVDLVQVEASLRKELTKQKILTKYRPR; this comes from the coding sequence ATGTTAACTGTAACAATTACCACAGCCGAAAGGGTTGTGTATGAATCAACGCACGCGTTGTCTATTACTATCCCCACTGTAAACGGAGAGATTACCATATTACCTAACCATATTGATTTGATGACCATTGTTGGAATCGGTGAAGCCTTAATCAAAGACGAAAAAGGGACAACTAACTTATATGTTGACGGCGGTCTTTTGCAGGTAAACAAAAACTCAGTTGAGATACTTACAAACACAGCAGAACGAGCAGAGGATTTAGACCAGGCTAAAATTGAAGAAGCTAAAAGGAGGGCGGAGAAACTTCTTACCGAAAAACCAATCGACGTTGACTTGGTGCAAGTTGAGGCATCACTAAGAAAAGAATTGACCAAACAAAAGATCCTTACGAAGTATCGACCGAGGTAA
- a CDS encoding winged helix-turn-helix domain-containing protein — protein MTDNVKVPVVCMLRDFQALSFIEKRIKMNESCALVGMHGYGKDIIYEELVKTNSTKILSCEWKTINATDSDKLKAFIHSIKTDFRGKLIINLSTRSDESWLFDKLDDLRLQNNATFVSVVFSNKKEVQKALERKNKSLYRSLYILPNATDKDIRILIKDFIRRFDYSPSEEQIDNIVELSGGHIGLVKSLYLLLVDNASYNLSIDNLLKEPSIIYRIDSFFDDFTNAEKKLLSDNKYSEILKLLHAINENNKTISPLIDEYIRNTSNTNSKEKKLFSSFTKKEAKVFAIFENNLNTIMTRHEIADVIWGLKVDEKYTDWALDQIIYRLRNKLKENASSYKLLTKKGRGFVLQRA, from the coding sequence ATGACAGATAATGTAAAGGTTCCTGTTGTATGCATGTTAAGGGATTTTCAGGCGCTTTCGTTTATAGAAAAACGCATCAAAATGAACGAATCTTGCGCACTTGTTGGCATGCATGGATATGGAAAAGATATAATTTATGAGGAGTTGGTTAAAACCAATTCAACAAAAATTCTCAGTTGTGAATGGAAAACTATTAATGCTACTGATTCAGATAAGCTTAAAGCGTTTATACATAGTATTAAAACTGATTTTAGAGGAAAACTGATCATTAATTTATCCACCAGATCTGATGAGTCCTGGTTGTTTGATAAATTAGACGATCTTCGACTGCAAAATAACGCTACTTTTGTAAGTGTTGTTTTTTCAAATAAAAAGGAAGTACAAAAAGCACTAGAACGCAAAAATAAAAGTTTGTATCGATCTCTATATATTTTACCTAACGCAACAGACAAAGATATAAGAATACTAATTAAAGATTTTATTAGAAGGTTTGACTACAGTCCCTCCGAGGAGCAAATTGACAACATTGTCGAATTATCAGGTGGGCATATCGGGCTCGTGAAGTCACTATATTTACTTCTTGTGGACAACGCCAGTTACAACTTAAGTATTGATAATTTACTAAAAGAACCTAGTATTATTTATCGTATCGACAGTTTTTTCGATGATTTCACTAATGCGGAAAAGAAGTTGTTATCGGATAATAAATACTCTGAAATATTAAAATTACTACATGCAATTAATGAAAACAACAAGACTATATCTCCGCTGATAGATGAATATATTAGGAATACTTCGAACACAAACTCAAAAGAGAAAAAGCTATTTTCCTCTTTCACCAAAAAGGAAGCTAAAGTATTTGCGATATTTGAAAATAATTTAAATACTATTATGACTCGCCATGAAATAGCAGACGTAATATGGGGACTGAAAGTAGATGAAAAATATACTGATTGGGCACTTGATCAGATAATTTATAGATTACGGAATAAACTTAAAGAAAATGCTTCTTCCTATAAACTGCTAACAAAAAAGGGTAGGGGGTTTGTACTTCAACGAGCCTAA
- the raiA gene encoding ribosome-associated translation inhibitor RaiA, which translates to MKLQISASGVPLAGTVQSEIEKKLGEDLERPLKHFPEDVKNAVVHVSKESRFGYKITFEMKLPGTKIFSEESDADFFVALTKLREEVKRQILRHKDKITSKQ; encoded by the coding sequence ATGAAACTTCAAATATCAGCAAGTGGAGTTCCCCTGGCAGGTACGGTTCAGAGTGAAATAGAAAAAAAGTTGGGCGAAGATCTTGAAAGACCATTAAAGCATTTTCCTGAAGATGTTAAAAATGCCGTCGTACATGTATCAAAAGAATCAAGATTTGGTTATAAGATTACTTTCGAAATGAAATTACCCGGTACAAAAATCTTTTCCGAAGAATCTGATGCCGACTTCTTTGTGGCACTCACTAAACTTCGTGAGGAAGTAAAAAGACAAATTCTAAGGCATAAAGACAAAATAACAAGCAAACAATAA
- a CDS encoding PspC domain-containing protein: MTKKRLVRPLKGRMVAGVCLALSDYFNVDPTIVRIFWAFLLIPGGFPGLISYVICWILIPSE; this comes from the coding sequence ATGACTAAAAAAAGACTTGTCAGACCGCTTAAGGGTAGAATGGTTGCAGGAGTTTGCCTTGCACTTAGTGATTATTTTAATGTCGATCCAACTATTGTAAGAATATTCTGGGCTTTTCTACTCATCCCGGGTGGATTTCCGGGATTAATTAGTTATGTTATTTGCTGGATATTAATTCCTTCGGAATAA
- the secG gene encoding preprotein translocase subunit SecG translates to MDTFILVVQTIFALMVTGLILIQSKGTGFGRAWGGGSSFTRRGLERLVFKATFVFSAIFIIISITAYVI, encoded by the coding sequence ATGGACACATTTATTCTGGTTGTACAAACAATTTTTGCCCTTATGGTTACGGGGCTAATACTTATTCAATCAAAGGGTACCGGTTTTGGTCGGGCTTGGGGCGGAGGATCGTCCTTTACTAGACGAGGACTTGAAAGACTGGTTTTCAAAGCAACATTTGTGTTTAGCGCTATCTTCATAATCATATCAATTACGGCATACGTAATATAG
- a CDS encoding phage holin family protein, translating into MKRIFRHFLIEALALYFINKNVNGLIFDGGLKTFALASAAITLATLFGKPVINVLLLPLNLVTFGLFRWVSSAIALYLVTLLVDGFRVAAFNYGGYVSKWLEIPSVSLRGIPAFIAFSFLISLLTSFLHWLRR; encoded by the coding sequence ATGAAAAGAATATTTAGACATTTTCTAATTGAAGCGCTCGCATTATATTTTATTAATAAAAATGTAAACGGTTTAATCTTTGATGGAGGGCTTAAAACCTTTGCACTGGCCTCGGCGGCAATTACACTCGCTACATTATTTGGCAAGCCTGTGATCAACGTTCTTTTGCTTCCTTTGAATCTTGTAACCTTCGGATTATTTAGATGGGTATCTTCGGCAATTGCTCTTTATTTGGTAACCTTGTTGGTGGATGGCTTCCGTGTTGCCGCTTTCAACTATGGGGGATATGTAAGCAAGTGGCTTGAAATTCCAAGTGTTTCCTTAAGGGGAATTCCCGCCTTTATTGCATTTTCTTTTCTGATATCACTTTTGACATCATTTTTGCATTGGTTGAGAAGGTAA
- a CDS encoding GIY-YIG nuclease family protein, whose protein sequence is MLVNAKYIIKKKSFLKSLPTTPGVYFFQDKDGKIRYIGKAKNLYNRVSTYFLGSIEGKTKIMVGGSYKISYIEVASELEALLLEAKLVRKYKPQYNFELRDDKNPLYIKITKEKYPRVLTARKIDESEHLISFYGPFPSGENVRVILRLLKRVFPFSNHVLEKRACLDSQIGLCNPCPNDINIQNDIKLIKELTRKYTTNIRLIKKVLDGNIDKVRNELEKTMKVFADKEMYEEAFKVKEVLDKLEYITQPIINIDKYLINPNFIEDIRRQEGESLNNILQENGVSIDKLHRIECFDVAHISGVNATASMVTFIDGVSEKKLYRHFKIRQDKKTSDTDSMKEIARRRKARLRDWGTPDLIVVDGGKGQVSVFCDVFSDTKIQIVGLAKRYETLVIKNTQKPAQYNLVKLPKGPALNLLQRLRDEAHRFARRYHHLLVAHDIHK, encoded by the coding sequence ATGCTCGTAAACGCAAAGTATATTATTAAGAAAAAATCGTTCCTAAAAAGTCTACCTACTACGCCGGGTGTGTATTTCTTTCAAGATAAAGATGGGAAAATAAGATATATCGGAAAAGCAAAAAATCTATATAACCGGGTGTCTACTTATTTTCTCGGAAGCATTGAAGGAAAGACTAAAATTATGGTAGGGGGATCTTATAAAATTTCATATATTGAAGTGGCAAGTGAACTAGAGGCGTTACTTCTGGAGGCCAAATTAGTTAGGAAATATAAACCTCAATATAATTTTGAATTACGCGATGACAAGAATCCGCTATATATAAAAATTACAAAAGAAAAATATCCAAGAGTATTGACTGCACGAAAAATTGACGAGAGCGAACACTTAATTTCGTTTTACGGACCGTTTCCATCGGGAGAAAATGTCCGGGTGATACTTAGACTACTAAAGCGGGTATTTCCTTTTTCAAATCACGTACTGGAAAAAAGAGCTTGCTTGGATAGTCAAATAGGGTTATGTAATCCGTGTCCGAACGACATAAATATTCAAAACGATATAAAGTTAATAAAAGAATTAACTCGTAAATACACAACAAACATCCGCTTAATTAAAAAAGTACTTGATGGCAATATTGACAAGGTAAGAAATGAATTAGAGAAAACTATGAAAGTATTTGCCGACAAAGAAATGTATGAGGAAGCGTTTAAAGTCAAAGAAGTATTAGATAAGTTAGAATACATTACTCAACCGATAATTAATATCGATAAATACCTTATTAACCCAAACTTCATAGAAGACATAAGACGACAAGAGGGTGAAAGCCTAAATAATATTTTACAAGAAAATGGAGTAAGCATCGACAAATTGCATCGTATCGAATGTTTTGATGTTGCCCACATTTCAGGTGTGAATGCGACTGCCTCAATGGTGACGTTTATCGATGGCGTGTCGGAAAAAAAGTTATACCGGCATTTTAAAATTCGGCAAGACAAAAAAACGAGTGATACCGATTCAATGAAAGAAATTGCACGAAGGAGAAAGGCTAGACTTCGTGATTGGGGTACACCTGATCTGATCGTAGTTGATGGTGGAAAAGGGCAAGTTAGTGTTTTTTGTGACGTGTTTTCCGACACGAAAATTCAAATAGTAGGTCTTGCAAAAAGATACGAAACACTTGTGATCAAAAATACTCAAAAACCAGCACAATATAATCTTGTTAAACTACCCAAGGGGCCTGCATTAAATTTACTACAACGACTTCGAGACGAAGCACATCGTTTTGCAAGAAGGTATCATCATCTGCTGGTTGCACATGACATTCACAAGTAA